A window of Melopsittacus undulatus isolate bMelUnd1 unplaced genomic scaffold, bMelUnd1.mat.Z mat_scaffold_544_arrow_ctg1, whole genome shotgun sequence genomic DNA:
cccccatacacccccatacccccccatatacgcccatacccccccatatcCGCCCCATATCccacttctcctcctcctccccctcgctctggggctgccccacaggcccctcctcctcctcgctgtCCGGCTCCGGCGTGGGCAGGcggcgggggcggggccggaGGCGGAGCGAGGGCAAGGCCACGCCCCCTGGGCCCGAAACCACGCCCCCCGTGCTGGAAGCCACGCCCCCCGCGGCTGAAGCGGCGCTCCCATTGGCCGAGGCCACGCCCCCGGGGGtggaggccacgccccccgcggccgaggccacgccccccgggttggaggccacgccccccgccAGCAGCTCATAGAGGCGGCGGATGTCGGCGGGGGGGGGCAGCCACCCCCCGGGGGGTTCCCCTTCGTCATCACTGCACGGGACCTCCCAGCAGGCAttgcgggggggggagggggagggggggacaggggagggggggtggggggagggggagagggagggggggtccatggggctgggggagagagaggggGGGTTGGTATAGGGATgtatagagacatatagagacacatagagaccccatagagacaacatagagacctatagagaccccatagagacacatagagacacatagagacacataaagacccatagagaccccatagagacccatagagaccctatagacccccatagagccccatagacccccatagatccccatagagccccatagagacccccatagagaccccatagacccccatagacccccatagagccccatagacccccatagagccccatagatccccatagacccccatagagccccatagacccccatagaccccccatagatccccatagacccccatagatccccatagatccccatagagaccccatagacccccatagatgCCCATAGagcctcatagagccccatagacccccatagacccccatagagccccatagacccccatagacccccatagatccccatagagccccatagacccccatagacccccatagatccccatagagccccatagagccccatagacccccatagatccccatagatccccatagatccccatagagccccacagatccccatagagccccatagacccccatagacccccatagatccccatagacccccatagacccccatagatccccatagagccccatagagccccatagacccccatagatccccatagatccccatagaccccatagaccccatagatccccatagatccccatagatccccatagaccccatagatccccatagatccccatagatccccgtagaccccatagatcctcatagatccccatagaccccatagatccccatagatccccatagatccccatagaccccatagaccccatagatccccatagatccccatagaccccatagaccccatagaccccatagaccccatagacccccatagatcccagtTCACGTCCCTACCTCTGTTGCTGTCGCTTTAACACCTCCCGTTCCCCTcagccgccgccgccatcttgaGCCGGGTCCCTCTGTGGAGCCGCGGCTGCGCATGCGCAGATGGGGACCTACGGGCAGGGTTGCCATGGAGACGGCGAGCTCTTAAAGGGGCAATGCGTAAAGTGGGGACCACCTGAAGGGTTTAATTAATTAGTTAGCTCATTATTAATTAATTAGCTCATTAGCATGGCTGCCATTAGGTTGGTAATTAAGGGGGATGCGCACGGGTCAGATTGGGGCCTCTTACCCTCGCCCATTCATCCCTTTAAACCTTCCATCGCCGCTTTAAGGGATGACGGGTCCACCTCTGTGCCGCTTTAAGAAGCGGTGGTTGGGGGGGGACCAGGTCTCATTGCCGCTTTAAGACGCGGCAGTcccgccccccgccgccgctGATTGGCTCTGGTGGTGCCACAGGCGTAGAACGAGCCAATCAGGAGCAGGAGTGGGAGCGGAGCGGTCCTAAAGCCCGGTCCTAAGGATTCCCCATCCACCCATTGGGGCCAATGGAACCCGTTATAGGGCTCAAATTGGGTGGAATTGCTGCGATTTTGGGTCAATTGAAGGAATATCCATCAATATCCATCAGTATCCATCAGTATCCATCAATATCCATCAATATCCATCAATATCCATCAGTATCCATCAGTATCCATCAATATCCATCAATATCCATCAATATCCATCAATATCCATCAGTATCCATCAATATCCATCAGTATCCATCAGTATCCATCAATATCCATCAGTATCCATCAGTATCCATCAGTATCCATCAATATCCATCAATATCCATCAGTATCCATCAGTATCCATCAATATCCATCAATATCCATCAATATCCATCAGTATCCATCAATATCCATCAATATCCATCAATATCCATCAGTATCCATCAATATCCATCAATATCCATCAGTATCCATCAGTATCCATCAGTATCCATCAATATCCATCAATATCCATCAATATCCATCAGTATCCATCAATATCCATCAATATCCATCAATATCCATCAGTATCCATCAATATCCATCAATATCCATCAATATCCATCAGTATCCATCAGTATCCATCAATATCCATCAATATCCATCAGTATCCATCAGTATCCATCAGTATCCATCAATATCCATCAGTATCCATCAGTATCCATCAGTATCCATCAATATCCATCAATATCCATCAGTATCCATCAGTATCCATCAATATCCATCAATATTGATCACTGGGGGGGGCTGTCAATGGGGGGCGCTCGTGAGTCACGTGGGGCTGCTGTTGATGGGTCAATGGCAGCCAATCAGAGCCAATAAGAGCCAATCAATCCCAATCAAACCCTATCAATCCCTATCGATCCCAGTCACTATCAATCCCATTCACTCCCTATCAATCACTGTCCATCCCAATCAAGACCTATTGATCCCAATCAATCCCAACCAatccctattgatccctattgatccctattgatcccaatcaatccctattgatccctattgatcccaatcaatccctattgatcccaatcaatccctattgatccctatCGATCCCAATCAAGCcctattgatccctattgatcccaatcaatccctattgatcccaatcaatccctattgatccctattgatcccaatcaatccctattgatcccaatcAATCCCaattgatccctattgatcccaatcaatccctattgatccctattgatcccaatcaatccctattgatcccaatcAATCCCAATCAAGCCCTATTGATCCCAATCAATCTCTATCAATCAATATCgatcccatagagccccattgatACAGTTGTGGGTCACTCACGTGCtgtctcccccctccccccaccatGGACCCGAAGCGGTGGATGCTCATTGGCTGCTCTGGTATCCAAGATGGCCGCTGCTGAGTGTTCATTGGCTGCCATTGACCCCAAGATGGCCGCCGTTCTGCTCCTCTGGCCCCTTCCTGCCTCCTCATTGGCTGATCGTGACCCCAAGATGGCGGCTGCTGCCTCCTCATTGGTCACTGTTGACCCTCCAATGGCTGCTACTGACCCCCTGTGGCCTCCTGGCTCCTCATTGGCTGCCCTTGACCCCCCATTGTCTGCTCCTGGCTCCTCATTGGCTGCCCTTGACCCCCCATTGTCTGCTCCTGGCTCCTCATTGGCTGTCACTGCAGCCCCATTGTCTGCTCCTGGCTCCTCATTGGCTGCTGTTGAACCCCCATTGGCCATCACTGGCTCCTCATTGGCTGTCACTGCAGCCCCCTTTGTGCTCCTGGCTCCTCATTGGCTGCCCTTGAACCCCCATTGTCTGCTCCTGGCTCCTCATTGGCTGTCATTGTGATGCATGGACAGACCCCACAACCAGTTAAAGCTGTACAGTAGGTTCCATTCAGCGCTGAGCTGAATATTCATGAGCTGTTAATGAGGCCTAATTACCATTCATAGATGTTAATGAGCGTTAATCACTAATTAATGAGCACTAATCACCATTAATAGGTGCTAATGGGCTATTAACCTTCAGACCTGGCCTAGGGTTAGTCTGTGCTCagtctgctcctgctgcttatcaataggacccaacacctgtgccTTGGTCATGGTCTTAGGTCTTGGTCTTAGGCCCAGTCTGCCTGTCCTGGCTTATCAATAGAACCAATCACCTGCTGTTATCAGTTAGAACCAGCATCAgctcctccccccccagcaGTGATCGATGCCTTGCCCTGACGGCAATGACAGATACTTAGGCCAGACAACACTTGTGTTTAAGCACAGGAATAACTTTAATCCCTTGTCCAATGTCTGTATTacctgtacattggttacctgGATCCCAGCACATATAGGACACACATATgggcccttgtcccaagcccctctccaggtttcctgcagcccctttaggcactggagctgctctcaggtctccaggctgccccagcccagctctcagcctggctcctatgggaTCTGCCCCAGCCCAGGACCCTGCTCTATAACATGGATCTCACCCATTCACTTGCACTGGCCTCAATAGCAGCTCCATCATCAGAGCCTCTGCCCTCTGCACCCTGGAATAGCTCTGAGTAAACCCTACAGCCCATTCCCTGTGTGATGacaagcaaagaaagagctaagagagaaaaagtaatAATCACTAATTAATGACCCCTAATCACCATTAATAGATGTTAATGGGTTATTAATGAGCGTTAATCACTAATTAATGACCACTAATAACCATTAATAGATGCTAATGGGGTATTAATGAGCGTTAATCACTAATTAATGACCACTAATAACCATTAATAGATGCTAATGGAGTATTAATGAGCGTTAATCACTAATTAATGACCACTAATAACCATTAATAGATGTTAATGGCATAATAATGAGAATCAATCACTACTTAGTGACCTCTAATCATCATAATTAGACATTAATGGGTTATTAATGGGTGTTCACCACTAATTAATGACTCCTAATCACCGTTAATAGATGTTTATGGGATATTAATACATATTAATCACTAATTAGTGACTGCTAATAACAATTAATGGACGCTAACGGGCTATTAATAAGCATTGCTCATTACTTAATGACCGCTAATAACCATTAAGTATCTCTGCGTTTGCCATAAATGggctggttttcttctgtattcataGTGAATTCCTGAGTTGCAGTACTCACTAACAcacatagacccccatagagccctgtagagccccatagagccccatagacccccatagatccccatagacccccatagatccccatagatccccatagacccccatagagccccatagacccccatagatccccatagagcctCATGGTAACTCAAGTGACAGTCTTCACCCCCACAGTAGTAACTTTATTATCCCAGTGGCAAATAAATGGCACTAAAACTCTTCCTGTTggcttttttcccagtttttttgaagagtgcatatatgtatttcctaaatgtatatattatatattatattgaatatataattacctataatgtatatttaaagaatgatctttcttttggaaggtgttttcagggttttgaaatgcagagcaagtgAGCAATAGGAGCTACTGTGCTTAGGAGGGTTAACCACCTGTAGAAGCAGAGGTTgaggaaaactgattttctgctttGGGGTTGTAGGTCTGtgggtttgtttcatttctgtagaagtgaactgcaaagggaaggctctatggggatctatggggctctatggggctctatggggatctatggggatctatggggctctatggggatctatggggctctatggggatctatggggctctatggggatctatggggatctatggggctctatggggatctatggggctctatggggatctatggggctctatggggcttatttccctttgcagttcACTTCCTGTGCTTCCGTGAATGAGGGAAACACTGTTTCAGGATGAGTTGTCAGAGGTGTAGCTTGTGGGATGTgcaaatcctgctgtgctgggcattGTCCACTGTTGTATGCTGAGTTTCATGGGagagtccagagcagagcaagaataTTCTAGCACCTTGAAAACACAACCTGTGGCcaagctcatagaatcatagaacagttagggttggaaaggacctcatcttgttccaagccccctgccatgggcagggacacctcacactaaaccatatctcccaaggcttcatccagcctggccttgaacactaccagggatggagcattcacaacctccctgggcaacccattccagtgcctcagcaccctcacaataaagaatttcttccttatctccagcctgaacttcccctgtttaagttttaacccattaccccttgtcctgtcactgcattaTTCTAGGCCTGTGCCCTAACCAGTGTCCAAAGGGCATCACTCGTGTTTCAACAGGCCCTGTCATCCCTGTGCGGAACGAGACAGGACATCATCTGCTTgttccctaaccctaacccatagCTGATAAAGGAACAGGCTTTGAGACATGATCCTATATGTGGAGCAGAAGGTCAATAGGGTCAATATAAGGTTTCCCTGCTGGTCTTAACCCTCTCTATGATGAACCCCCAATGTCCTGCTGAGCATCACTCAGGACACACCTGCTCTGTGCACAGGGACAGGAACAGCTGATGTCTCCATAGGGTCCCTGTGCATGAGCTGCCCCAGTCACTGTGTGCACAGCAGCACATGGATCCCATCCCTGTGGACAGAGCTTGGAATGGGAGTTCCCAAGGAGGAGCTCAAGGAGGCTTTGTGCTCCTGCCTCCTCATTGGCTGTCACCAAAACCCCTTTGTGCTCCTGGCTGCTCATTGGCCACTGTTGATCCCCCATTgtctgctcctgcctcctcaTTGGCTGTCACCACAGCTCCTCTTTGTGCTCCTGGCTCCTTATTGGCTGCTGTTGAACCCCTATTGGCCAGTACTGCCTCCCCATTGGCTGTTACTGCAGCccccctgtgctctcctggctCCTCATTGGCTGTTATTGCAGCTCCTC
This region includes:
- the PAGR1 gene encoding PAXIP1-associated glutamate-rich protein 1 — protein: PRNACWEVPCSDDEGEPPGGWLPPPADIRRLYELLAGGVASNPGGVASAAGGVASTPGGVASANGSAASAAGGVASSTGGVVSGPGGVALPSLRLRPRPRRLPTPEPDSEEEEGPVGQPQSEGEEEEKPPPPTEFDFDDDPTPPKPALIDRPRAPGSGSHGRRREARLEKVLSDLQRHRRLEEQILRTGRDLFPEPPRHRKA